One stretch of Chitinophaga pendula DNA includes these proteins:
- a CDS encoding 2-oxoacid:acceptor oxidoreductase subunit alpha, translating to MSNTSIQQIEDVVIKFAGDSGDGMQLTGTQFSNNTALIGNDLSTFPDFPAEIRAPQGTLPGVSGFQLHFSSNRIFTPGDACDVLVAMNAAALKANLKGLKKGGIIIANTDGFDAKNLRLANYPDGVNPLEDGSLVDYQLHTMDVTKMTREALKEINMGMKEKDRAKNMFVLGFLYWLYDRDMESTENFLKEKFGKKEEILDSNLKALHAGYNFGDTVEAFSTRFRVEKARMEPGTYRSITGNTALAYGLIAGSQQSGLPLFLGTYPITPASDILHELSRYKNFGVRTFQAEDEIAGITSAIGASYGGHMGVTTTSGPGMALKGEAMGLAVMLEIPLLIINIQRGGPSTGLPTKTEQSDLLQAYYGRNGECPMPIVSASTPSDCFDGVFEAFRIAVQHMTPVIFLSDGYIANGAEPWRFPKTADLPKIAVKFKKGLEEGEEHFLPYHRDENLVRPWAVPGTPGLEHRIGGLEKQNITGNVSYDPENHQLMVKIRQEKVDKIADHIPAQQIEIGPEKGKVLVLGWGSTYGSIKSAVLELLAEGHAVAHAHLRHLRPFPKNLGDILHSYDKVLIPEINNGQLIKIIRDQFLIDAQGYHKIMGVPITKGELVTKIKELL from the coding sequence ATGTCTAATACTTCGATTCAACAGATAGAAGATGTAGTGATAAAGTTTGCGGGAGATAGTGGGGATGGTATGCAATTAACAGGGACCCAATTTTCCAATAATACAGCGCTGATCGGTAATGACCTGAGTACGTTCCCGGATTTTCCGGCGGAAATACGCGCTCCACAGGGGACATTGCCGGGGGTAAGTGGATTTCAGCTGCACTTTTCTTCAAACCGGATATTCACTCCCGGGGATGCCTGCGATGTGTTGGTGGCTATGAATGCTGCCGCGTTGAAGGCCAATCTTAAGGGATTAAAGAAAGGGGGGATCATCATTGCGAATACGGATGGTTTTGATGCCAAGAACTTGCGTCTTGCCAATTACCCGGATGGGGTAAACCCATTGGAGGACGGTTCATTGGTTGATTATCAGCTGCATACGATGGATGTGACCAAGATGACGCGGGAAGCGCTGAAGGAGATCAACATGGGTATGAAGGAGAAGGACCGTGCGAAGAACATGTTTGTGCTTGGTTTCCTGTATTGGTTGTATGACCGTGATATGGAGAGTACGGAAAATTTCCTGAAGGAGAAGTTTGGTAAGAAAGAGGAGATACTGGACAGTAACCTGAAGGCGTTGCATGCGGGATATAATTTCGGGGATACGGTAGAGGCTTTCAGCACCCGTTTCCGGGTAGAGAAAGCCCGTATGGAGCCCGGTACTTACCGGAGTATTACTGGTAATACTGCGTTGGCTTACGGTTTGATTGCCGGTTCTCAGCAATCCGGATTGCCTTTGTTCCTGGGGACTTATCCTATTACGCCTGCTTCGGATATTCTGCATGAGTTAAGTCGGTATAAGAATTTCGGGGTGCGTACGTTCCAGGCGGAAGATGAGATTGCGGGTATTACATCGGCGATCGGTGCTTCTTATGGCGGGCATATGGGGGTAACGACTACTTCCGGTCCGGGTATGGCCTTGAAGGGTGAGGCGATGGGATTGGCGGTTATGCTGGAGATCCCTTTGCTGATCATCAATATACAACGGGGTGGCCCTTCTACTGGTTTGCCAACAAAAACAGAGCAATCTGACCTGTTGCAGGCATATTATGGCCGTAATGGGGAGTGTCCGATGCCTATTGTATCTGCGTCTACTCCATCTGATTGTTTTGACGGTGTTTTTGAAGCGTTCCGTATTGCGGTACAGCATATGACGCCGGTGATCTTCCTGAGTGACGGATATATTGCCAACGGTGCGGAGCCGTGGCGTTTTCCGAAGACTGCAGACCTGCCTAAGATCGCGGTGAAGTTTAAGAAGGGATTGGAGGAAGGAGAGGAACATTTCCTGCCTTACCATCGTGATGAGAACCTGGTACGTCCGTGGGCGGTACCCGGTACGCCGGGGCTAGAGCACCGGATCGGTGGTCTTGAGAAGCAGAACATTACCGGTAATGTGAGTTATGACCCGGAGAATCACCAATTGATGGTGAAGATCCGTCAGGAGAAAGTGGATAAGATCGCGGATCATATTCCCGCGCAGCAGATCGAGATAGGACCGGAGAAGGGGAAGGTACTGGTACTTGGATGGGGCTCTACCTATGGTTCTATAAAAAGTGCTGTATTGGAATTGCTGGCGGAAGGTCATGCGGTGGCGCATGCGCACCTGCGGCATTTGCGTCCGTTCCCTAAGAACCTGGGTGACATCTTACATAGCTACGACAAGGTTTTGATCCCTGAGATCAACAATGGTCAGCTGATCAAGATCATCCGTGACCAGTTCTTGATAGATGCACAGGGGTATCATAAGATCATGGGGGTACCGATCACCAAGGGTGAACTGGTTACGAAGATCAAGGAATTACTGTAA
- a CDS encoding Bax inhibitor-1/YccA family protein, with protein sequence MALFESNNPVLKQRTFEQASSESFSQGAMTIKGTVNKMIFLLLMVMAAAVFSWGTFTKEPGTVMPYLIGGAIGGFVLALIITFKKEWAPYLAPAYALAEGLFLGAISAMFASLYEGVVLQAVGLTFGTFLAMLILYRARIIRATERFRSIIITATAGIAIFYLIAMGLRFFNIDIPMLHEGSTIGIVFSLVVVAIAALNLILDFDLIETGAAHGAPKYFEWYAAFGLLVTLVWLYLEILRLLAKFNRR encoded by the coding sequence ATGGCATTATTTGAATCCAATAACCCTGTACTGAAGCAGCGTACTTTCGAACAAGCATCATCCGAGTCCTTTTCACAAGGCGCTATGACCATCAAAGGCACTGTGAATAAGATGATATTCCTGCTGCTCATGGTAATGGCCGCAGCCGTATTCTCCTGGGGAACATTCACAAAAGAACCCGGCACCGTGATGCCTTACCTGATTGGAGGCGCAATCGGCGGCTTCGTACTCGCACTGATCATCACCTTCAAAAAGGAATGGGCGCCTTATCTGGCCCCAGCCTACGCATTGGCTGAAGGTCTCTTCCTCGGAGCCATCTCTGCCATGTTTGCCAGCCTCTATGAAGGAGTGGTGTTGCAAGCGGTAGGACTTACATTCGGCACTTTCCTGGCCATGCTGATCTTGTATCGTGCACGCATCATACGCGCTACAGAACGATTCCGCTCGATCATCATCACCGCAACTGCCGGTATCGCAATATTCTACCTGATCGCTATGGGCCTGCGCTTCTTTAACATCGATATTCCAATGCTCCATGAAGGCAGCACCATCGGTATCGTATTCTCTCTGGTAGTAGTAGCCATCGCCGCACTCAACCTCATCCTCGATTTCGACCTGATCGAAACAGGAGCAGCACATGGGGCACCTAAGTATTTCGAATGGTACGCCGCCTTCGGCCTCCTGGTAACCCTGGTTTGGCTCTACCTGGAAATACTCAGACTGCTGGCTAAATTTAACAGAAGATAA